cagatttattaagactggctGTTCAAAagctcatcttaaaggggttgtcagagtctttaaagaaaaaaataaataaataaatgaccacaAGCTCATgataaaaaatatagtaaaaaccTATAGTcaccttttgaacttttcctctCCATTCCAGCACCGCTACTATGATCCAGGAagtcgctgcagccaatcacagccagcccttcctggaggtggggattttgatcctccaatccacaAAAGGCTGGCAGAATACTAAAGACAAGTGccggaggtgaagaggagacacacgccagagatgacagcgcctcttagctGATGtaatattttttgctttttttttactgcagcttaggcttagtttagggcttgtACAGTAGGATTTCCGACTGTAATTGCttcgcactgcacgaaaaccgcgttttaaTGCGATGCAAttgaaaggaaggctccatagagaaacatgggctacaaaactcgCAAATTCCAGCTGtatagagcgtgccgcgattttATAGTCTTGGTATGTTGCGGGCTACACaacatcgctcgtgtggaagaacccataggaagacatgggctctacatacatgcgatttgtagcactgtcgcaatAAGACAAAATTTCACGATAAAGTTGCCTGTGTTGAAGCGGCCTAAAATACATGGAACAATTCCACATACGTCTGCCATTGCAATGTTTGACCTTACCATCTGCATAATCCTGTACGTCATGAAAGTCAACTTGTCTCAGGCTCTTGTCATTTTCAACCAAGTCGCTCTTTGTGCCACAAATGTAAATCCGGCAATGCTGGGAATAGAAGGAAACACTATTAGCATCACAGGGGCGGGTCTTGTGTTCCGGATGGTAAGTCAGTGCTCAGCTATACCAACCTCTTCAAAGTTCTGCAGCTCATTCACCCAGAATTTTACCCTTTCAAAACTGCTGCGGTCTGTGAGATCTGAAGAGAGAGAAAATAACTGTATAGTAAGCCCTCGTACTAGCCCAAACGGCACAGACACCCCTCGTACTAGCCCAAACGGCACAGACACCCCTCGTACTAGCCCAAACGGCACAGACACCCCTCGTACTAGCCCAAACGGCACAGACACCCCTCGTACTAGCCCAAACGGCACAGACACCCCTCGTACTAGCCCAAACGGCACAGACACCCCTCGTACTAGCCCAAACGGCACAGACACCCCTCGTACTAGCCCAAACGGCACAGACACCCCTCGTACTAGCCCAAACGGCACAGACACCCCTCGTACTAGCCCAAACTGCACAGTAACCCCTTGTACTAGTCAAAAAGTATTAGAATTGACTGCGCAATGAAAATAACCAGACTTTATCATTGCTCTCGctgaaaataggaaaagtaaatgtatacatatacattTTTCTCTAAGAGTATCCACACTTAGCAGTGATCACTGTGTAAAATAATACATATTCATTACAAACTAGCTTTTGTGCTCATTtcgaaaaaaagaaataaaaataaacgaTGAAAACAAGGTATCCTAATGATTGCACCGGCCATCTTGGATGTCCAAAAGCAGGAACCAGAACTGGTAGATCAGGGGGGACGGTAAAGAACAACTGCAAGGAATATACCCTCCTTCCACTGTGagtctgggacagaattttgttccaaaactggagagtcattttaaccctttcatgtcAAGGAGCGTTTTGGGCCGAGTAAAATTTCAACTTTTGAAATGCTGCATTATAGAAACAACCTTTTTTTGTTCTTAGTCTATTCTCAATTATTTTTCCTTTATTGCAGGACAAACGGGGCTTTCTTGTTATTACTGAAAACTGATGGCGACACACTTACATTGTGAAGGTTTTATGAAGAGGAAAAAGGTCAGAAAGATAACATTTCCTTTTCACTATCCGTCATGAAAGTAGTTTGTTTGAATGATTGACCCCTTCAACACCAGAGATTTTTTCGTCCCCGCCTTCTAAGAGCTATAACCTTCCTATTTTCCCATCGATATAGCTGTATGATGGCTGGTTTTtttgaaaaattagttagattttttaaaaggtacCAATTAATGTATCACATACCATACTGAAAACCTTTAGGAAAAatgtaagtggggtgaaatgaaaaagAATCCAACAGCGCAGTTTGTTTTGGGGTGGAGCTTTGTTTTTAGGAAGTTCGCGGtgcggtaaaaatgacatgaaatgtattctgcgggtcagtacgattacagcgatactaaagttatagattttcttttgttttactacttttaaataaTAGGGAAACTTTTTTAGCAGAAATTGCTTTCcattgccatattctgagacccataacttatTAATTTTCCCATTGATTCAGCTGTACAAGGGGGCTCgtttttttgcatggtgagctgtagtttttattactaccattttggggtacaggcATATTTTACATcaatttttattcagtttttttgggAACTGGGATaacaaaaaatctgcaatattggCATTCTGTGTTTTTTATGGTATTCACTACGccggataaatattgtgatattttaatagttcggaaCTTTACAAATAaggtgataccaaatgtgtggggGTTTTAATTGTTTAAATATTTTtatggaaaaactttttaaatcctTTTTATTATCATTTCATAATATGTACTATATACTACCATACTTCAGTATTGCCTCTGAGCCCCGTCTACACATAAAATCCCTAGCACCCACCTGAATACAGAAGCAGTCTGTGTTCATGGGGTCTTATAGTGACTGAGAAGGGACTATTTCAGTTCCCCGTCACCACAGGATTGGGCTGTGTGGCATCATGATGCTCCTGACAGGACTGAGTGCATGTGTTGTGCCATCAGAGACCGCATGTAAGTTCCTGGGCTTCTGGCACAAGGGGCATGCCATTAGCCTGTTAatatggggcaggaaggggtctgGTTATACGTCTCCGGGTTCTACTACTGTACTGGCGTATAGCTTGGCACATGTACTTAGGTTGTTCTTTGGCTACGCTCTACTAACCACGAGTGGTTCACAAAGTGCTGTTCTCAAACACGCATGATCGCTCCTACAAGGTAGGGAACAGTCGCAATCTATTGTCTCAagagcattttgaggagcagcaGATTGTTTAAATATCCTCAGGCTAAAGTGACCAATCAGGCTAGAAAGTGTAACCatttgttgctttttttgttgtatagttgtttgtttttaacttaaaaaaaaacaaaccacaataCTAAATACAGATCAAAAAGAGGACTCAAACCAAACTCTCTGTGGACAGCTGGTCCTCCTATAGAATTTTctcaagttaaccccttagtgacgaccaatacgcctttttactgacctctcttaggggctttaaacctgcacgtgtctttttaaagtggtggcttggctgagtactgacagcaaggctcctgctctaaccgccaggaagagaaacctcagattctggtagttaaaccccttacatgctacaaataagagcaactacagcatgtaagcagatgatatGGGGAAGGAGCACTCTCTGTCACTCATCGGCACCCCATAATGTGATTGCAACGTAACAACAGGTTCCCATGGCAGCGGGAGGACTGACAAAGGCCTCTCTGTCATCCCATGTTACTCAGCCTATTTattagccttaaggcccatttagcagtcttttgagcgataatcgttgcgtctaaacgtgcggctatcgtgcactgttcgttcatcgctcatttctagcgagctagaaatcagcgatgagccttatcagcaccacACGCTGAGATCTCAGCGGGCGGTGCTGATATTCTTTCAGCTGTAATCCCGCTGTCAGTTCTCatcgggacaccagctgaaagcgccgAGAACAATGCATCTGTTTGTATACTcataacagctgctttgttctcggagctatcacggcggtatcccgctctgcctgcattaactcttaagtagctaattagctacttagagttatgcaaagatgatcgctcaaaactgtcactcaaactgtcgtttgagcgatcatcgctccgtgtaaataagcctttagagtggtgccattaaaaaaaatacaacttatcccaaaaaaaaaacaagctctgatTTTGgtatgtcaacaagttatggctttgcaatgcaatgatgaaaatcgCTTGATCTTTAAGACataaaataggctggtcactaagggattaaattaAAATTGTGAGCTTCAACTcagtttaaagggttaatacattttctGTGTGGTCCACAAGATGGCACGGTTATGTTATCAGGtaatgattagggatgagcgagtatactcgctaaggcactactcgctcgagtaatgtgccttagccgagtatctctctgctcgtcccgaaagattcgggggccggcgcagctgacaggtgagttgcggcggggagcggggggagagcgggcgggagagagggagatctcccctccgttcctccccgctctcccctgctccccgccggcacccgaatctttcgggacgagcggggagatacttggctaaggcacattactcgagcgagtagtgccttagcgagtatactcgctcatccctagtaataaaCCATACTCTTAGACTTTTACCATAGCAGACAATTGCAGCTCTAGCGCCCCGATAATAAATGCGACTCATCGCTTCGTAACGTTCTGAGCCGGCGGTATCCTGGAAAAGAAGTAGAAAAACTTCAAATTAGGTTCCGTACAACTATTAACGAGCAAAACTACCACGGTACAGACATCCAAGCAACAGACGTGCTACTTACCCAGATTCCCAGCGTGACATTGCGGCCTCCAACATTTATAGCTTTGGCAACAAATGCTGCCCCAATTgtcttaaaaagaaaagaaagaagaaccggTTACATGGTGTAATGTGCTGCAGGGCAGAGGTCAAACTCATTTACCAAGGTCAATGGAGGAAGTGGTTGGCTCTTTTTAGTATCCAGGTACTAATATTCGAAGAGCATTCACTGTGGTTACACTTGGATTAGCACTCGTAATGAAGGCGTCAGGACCCACACGGCGCGGATGACTGTATGGGGCCTTTGTGACTGTCTTCTCCCGTAGACGCGATACTTCTAGGACGGCGCAGCTCTGTAATTACGGCACGTGTTGGAGCCTGTAAGTCATTCCATAGATTTCTGAAGGCAATTCATGGGGCTTACGTGTCTGAGTTATCTCACTCTGAGACGGAAGATAAAAGGGGCTGATTATACATGCAGGAATCTGGATACACCTGCTCTCCGTGTGATGTCTGGAATCAGTGTACacactaaggccaggctcacacaagtgtaattACCGCGTATTACGTGCGTGTGattccaaaaaataaataaaaatatcattttttttttctaatcttagaagaaaaaaaaaacaaaactttagatACAGGATTAGATACCATTCTGAGAGATTGGGAAAGTTTTTTCCAAGGTTTTGTAAGTGTGGCAGGGTAAACTTTTTTCTTCCAGGACAGAATAGTGCAAATGATCTGTAACCTGTGGAAAGCAAACCTATTGCTCTCCGTTTCAGCCGTCTTCTAGAATGGTCAAGATGGAACCTACCTTGATCATTATAGCAAAGTGCTGAAGCAGAGAGCAATAGGTTTGCTTTCAGCAGGTTACAGATCATTAGCTGGAAGAAAAGTTTAGTCTAGCACGCACTTTTCTTTTTGGCACAGAATATCACAAATAAGCAAGAATCTGCCAAAACGGAGGCACGTTGGTCTTCAATTCAGCAGTTcttttttaggtgctctccctgaaTAGAAACAATATTCTTCCTGCCCAACATCTATAGGccactcactagccaagccagacacctactgcacactgatgtggGGCagccccccgaaacagctgtctgtggatggttattctggctttggctcacaattcccagtcgttGTTATGAGGCTTCTCTGAAAAAtaagacattgacttgcagaaatgctgccttccaataggtggcgctgcagagctattgttgtATCTTCCCACTAGCAAATTTGTTTTATAATGCTCAAGTTAGGTTCCATTTTGGGCATTTTAAACGTACACCATGACAGGACCCCTGGATGGGGTGAAAAACGTGATATGAACAGAGCCTCAAGGTATGTTTAGACGTAGCAGAAATGCAACAgtggcaaattctgcaacatttcggcATCCAAAACAGTCAGAATTCGCACCATCAGTGCAGATCTTAACTCGAAATCAGCTGCGCTTCTGTAGCCAATTCCTGAAAATCCCGCGCTCCCTCTCGCCTCTGCAGTCTTTGCACTCTCTGCGCTTTCTTTACCGGAAGCGAGTGCAATATTAATCTGAGAAACCCTTTCCGATATCACGTTTATCAATCGGCGTTTTACCTGTGGATGCCaggcgtttttcatgcaaaaaaacccGAGATCACTTTATGAAATTCCGGACCTCCGGCGCTCGTTTCAGGCGCGTTGGGGGATCGGTGAGCgtttcccattgagttcaataggaAACACTCAATCGCACTCGCGTCCAAATCACACGGTGTGCgaggtgtttgactgtcccattaaaaacaatggccgATGCGTTCCGGgggacgcaaaaaaaaaatagaacgtgcAGCGATTTTTGTTACTTGTGTGGGAAAATATCGCTCGTGTGTATGAGGCCATTCCAAAGAATGCAGTTCATATtcgcgcgagttttgtgcgtctggCAATGTACAACACTTGCGCTCGTGCGAATGTAGCttcatggtgtggattttgactctttTAGATGTGGAATTAGCTACGTGTAAACACGCCCGTAAAGGAGTACGGATGGTGAAGGAAGCCGCGACAAAATGCTGTAGTCACAAAACATTTACGACAACCAGAAGAGTTTTGACTCAACACACAGAAGGCCGGAAAATGTCCCATCATATCGTGCATCCACAGCCCAACAGACGCGGAGAACCGCGTACGATATCGTTTATAGCGCCAACACACTAGCAGATGTGTTCACCACTATACAGACTCGCATATAGGGGGTCATTCTCTGCAGCGGCAATATGTGAGGGAAAATCAGATCAGTCTTCATTGGGCGCCATAGACAACACAAAGTGGAATGTTTAGGCCCGGCCCGTACGCTACCTTCCCATCACAGGGGACAGCCATCTTATCTACAGGGAAGAGCAGACTCTGGACTGGGAGCACATGACAACCGGACACAACGTGTATGGATGTGACCGACGGGACAAACACCACCGTGTCTCCATCGCGTATTATGGCAGTGAATGAACATACAGGGACATTCATTAGTCCGTTCACATGTGCATGTAGATACACacgagaaataaatcacagcgtgctctatttcaCCACGTATCAGGCACGAGCAGCCCGAGTCCTTTCTATGGGCAGTGTATACAGCACTGTCCATATGTAACATATTGCATACGGGCGATGAAACATACCCAACAGAGTggggaataagaaaaaaaaaaacgaacaagTCACACTGCGCAAATCTGTGTGCGTAAgatacgcggtcatgcgcagtctcatacacccgtggacaggagcctttagggtccttttagacgagacgATTCTCATTTGACCAAGTGCGTCACGTCATCAATTGCTCAGCAGCCGGTTATACAGCGGACACGTCGTCGGCTCGTTCTCTGGGCGGCCGGTTATACAGCGGACACGTCGTCGGCTCGTTCTCTGGGCGGCCGGTTATACAGCGGACACGTCGTCGGCTCGTTCTCTGGGCGGCCGGTTATACAGCGGACACGTCGTCGGCTCGTTCTCTGGGCGGCCGGTTATACAGCGGACACGTCGTCGGCTCGTTCTCTGGGCGGCCGGTTATACAGCGGACACGTCGTCGGCTCGTTCTCTGGGCGGCCGGTTATACAGCGGACACGTCGTCGGCTCGTTCTCTGGGCGGCCGGTTATACAGCGGACACGTCGTCGGCTCGTTCTCTGGGCGGCCGGTTATACAGCGGACACGTCGTCGGCTCGTTCTCTGGGCGGCCGGTTATACAGCGGACACGTCGTCGGCTCGTTCTCTGGGCGGCCGGTTATACAGCGGACACGTCGTCGGCTCGTTCTCTGGGCGGCCGGTTATACAGCGGACACGTCGTCGGCTCGTTCTCTGGGCGGCCGGTTATACAGCGGACACGTCGTCGGCTCGTTCTCTGGGCGGCCGGTTATACAGCGGACACGTCGTCGGCTCGTTCTCTGGGCGGCCGGTTATACAGCGGACACGTCGTCGGCTCGTTCTCTGGGCGGCCGGTTATACAGCGGACACGTCGTCGGCTCGTTCTCTGGGCGGCCGGTTATACAGCGGACACGTCGTCGGCTCGTTCTCTGGGCGGCCGGTTATACAGCGGACACGTCGTCGGCTCGTTCTCTGGGCGGCCGGTTATACAGCGGACACGTCGTCGGCTCGTTCTCTGGGCGGCCGGTTATACAGCGGACACGTCGTCGGCTCGTTCTCTGGGCGGCCGGTTATACAGCGGACACGTCGTCGGCTCGTTCTCTGGGCGGCCGGTTATACAGCGGACACGTCGTCGGCTCGTTCTCTGGGCGGCCGGTTATACAGCGGACACGTCGTCGGCTCGTTCTCTGGGCGGCCGGTTATACAGCGGACACGTCGTCGGCTCGTTCTCTGGGCGGCCGGTTATACAGCGGACACGTCGTCGGCTCGTTCTCTGGGCGGCCGGTTATACAGCGGACACGTCGTCGGCTCGTTCTCTGGGCGGCCGGTTATACAGCGGACACGTCGTCGGCTCGTTCTCTGGGCGGCCGGTTATACAGCGGACACGTCGTCGGCTCGTTCTCTGGGCGGCCGGTTATACAGCGGACACGTCGTCGGCTCGTTCTCTGGGCGGCCGGTTATACAGCGGACACGTCGTCGGCTCGTTCTCTGGGCGGCCGGTTATACAGCGGACACGTCGTCGGCTCGTTCTCTGGGCGGCCGGTTATACAGCGGACACGTCGTCGGCTCGTTCTCTGGGCGGCCGGTTATACAGCGGACACGTCGTCGGCTCGTTCTCTGGGCGGCCGGTTATACAGCGGACACGTCGTCGGCTCGTTCTCTGGGCGGCCGGTTATACAGCGGACACGTCGTCGGCTCGTTCTCTGGGCGGCCGGTTATACAGCGGACACGTCGTCGGCTCGTTCTCTGGGCGGCCGGTTATACAGCGGACACGTCGTCGGCTCGTTCTCTGGGCGGCCGGTTATACAGCGGAcacatcgtcggctcgttctctGGGCGGCCGGTTATACAGCGGAcacatcgtcggctcgttctctGGGCGGCCGGTTATACAGCGGAcacatcgtcggctcgttctctGGGCAGCCGGTTAGTTATACAGCGGAcacatcgtcggctcgttctctGAGCAGCCGGTTGGTTATACAGCGgatacatcgtcggctcgttctctGAGCAGCCGGTTGGTTATACAGCGGAcacatcgtcggctcgttctctGGGCAGCCGGTTATACAGCGGAcacatcgtcggctcgttctctGGGCAGCCGGTTATACAGCGgatacatcgtcggctcgttctctGGGCAGCCGGTTATACAgcggatacatcgttggctcgttctctGGGCAGCCGGTTGGTTATACAGCGGATATATTGTCAGATTGTTCACATGAGAATCTTTCAGTCGTTCacaatcgctgtataagtgactgagacggACTGAACTAGCGCTGGTTACACCGGACGATTagtaaacgagccaacgatgagttTTAAGCCTGCATAAAATGGATGACAAGTGAAGCGAAGAATCATTGGCgcacgtt
The nucleotide sequence above comes from Eleutherodactylus coqui strain aEleCoq1 chromosome 2, aEleCoq1.hap1, whole genome shotgun sequence. Encoded proteins:
- the RAB24 gene encoding ras-related protein Rab-24, whose amino-acid sequence is MSGQRVDAKVVMLGKEAVGKTSLVERYVHHRFLQGPYQNTIGAAFVAKAINVGGRNVTLGIWDTAGSERYEAMSRIYYRGARAAIVCYDLTDRSSFERVKFWVNELQNFEEHCRIYICGTKSDLVENDKSLRQVDFHDVQDYADEIKAHLCETSSKTGISVDELFQKVAEDYVNYSDFQVQTEPKGVDLNSRKDLTSYTCCHH